A region from the Pseudomonadota bacterium genome encodes:
- a CDS encoding universal stress protein, giving the protein MLKPTKILVPTDFSEYSDKALKQALDIASEYKAKIYVLNVVHERIHSALSDDYSDISITEKEIQKLQKKITEKAKERLYKQVDKFPESKNVQLIQMVINGVPYEEILREQEKLGIDLIVIASLGRTGIARFLIGGVARNVLKGAKCPVLLTK; this is encoded by the coding sequence ATGTTAAAACCAACAAAAATACTTGTCCCTACAGATTTCTCAGAGTATTCAGACAAAGCATTAAAACAGGCACTAGATATTGCATCTGAGTATAAAGCAAAGATTTATGTGCTCAACGTCGTCCATGAAAGGATACATAGCGCTTTATCGGACGATTATTCTGACATTTCCATAACCGAAAAAGAGATACAAAAGCTCCAGAAAAAAATAACGGAAAAGGCCAAGGAAAGACTCTATAAACAGGTCGACAAATTCCCGGAGAGTAAAAATGTCCAGTTAATCCAAATGGTGATCAATGGTGTTCCCTATGAGGAAATACTTCGGGAGCAGGAAAAGTTAGGGATTGATTTAATTGTGATAGCATCGCTCGGGAGAACCGGGATCGCAAGGTTCCTGATCGGTGGTGTGGCCCGTAATGTCCTCAAGGGTGCGAAATGCCCTGTGCTCTTAACGAAATAA
- a CDS encoding alpha/beta fold hydrolase, protein MKKKVEFFSADWLSVVGELYLPSGLDENDNDKYPAIVLCQGLSGVKEDILPEVAEAFREAGYIVLAFDYRGSGESDDTRGKPYLFPLERAEDVFFAISYVKSLPYVNENKIGLYAISYGGSVALYAAALDKNVKCVVVVSSPGGGEAFMSSLRKQKTWISFQKEIEDDRLRRLKTGKSRLVPLDKIIPFPVSFWEKHNQPDNEKESESISENDDSQNKPMLSLESAEAMIRFRPDCFVHLVAPTPLLFIHGEADDVAHVELTREMYQKAGKPKKFVVLPGMNHIDLDTGKGLKKQIQLSLKWFNEYL, encoded by the coding sequence ATGAAAAAAAAGGTGGAATTTTTTAGCGCTGACTGGTTAAGCGTGGTAGGTGAACTATATCTGCCTTCAGGTTTAGACGAAAACGATAACGATAAATACCCTGCAATTGTGTTGTGTCAGGGGCTCTCAGGTGTAAAAGAAGATATATTGCCTGAAGTAGCTGAGGCCTTCAGAGAGGCGGGTTATATAGTGCTTGCCTTTGATTACAGAGGCTCAGGCGAAAGCGACGATACACGGGGAAAACCTTATCTCTTTCCCCTTGAAAGGGCTGAAGATGTTTTCTTTGCCATTTCATACGTAAAGTCATTGCCTTATGTAAATGAGAATAAAATAGGTCTCTATGCTATCAGTTACGGAGGCTCTGTTGCACTTTATGCGGCTGCTCTGGATAAAAACGTTAAATGCGTAGTCGTTGTTTCCAGCCCCGGAGGCGGAGAGGCATTTATGTCATCGCTCAGGAAACAAAAAACGTGGATCTCATTTCAGAAAGAGATTGAAGATGATCGTCTGAGGCGGCTTAAAACCGGCAAATCCCGCTTGGTGCCCCTTGACAAAATCATCCCTTTTCCTGTCTCCTTTTGGGAAAAACATAATCAACCTGACAATGAAAAAGAAAGCGAATCGATTTCTGAAAACGATGACTCTCAAAACAAACCAATGCTTTCACTGGAAAGCGCTGAGGCCATGATACGATTTCGACCCGACTGCTTTGTTCATCTGGTGGCTCCCACACCACTTCTTTTCATCCATGGCGAGGCCGATGATGTTGCCCATGTCGAACTCACACGAGAAATGTATCAGAAGGCCGGCAAGCCAAAAAAGTTCGTCGTCCTTCCCGGCATGAATCATATTGACCTCGATACAGGAAAGGGGTTGAAAAAACAGATTCAATTATCGCTTAAATGGTTTAACGAATATCTCTAA
- a CDS encoding ATP-binding protein yields MEFIDRQRELAFLNDANKNKESQLVVIYGKRRVGKTELVKQFFKGIPHIYFLADKTSEKDQLRAFSEKVGLQFKDEFLLSRGFGNWYELFRYLKGKDRVVVAIDEFPFLIESNSAIPSIFQKGWDEDLKDSGAFLILLGSSIGMMETEVLGYKSPLFGRRTGQLLVEPLNFRDAKQFSPDWSNEDFMYAYATLGGTPAYLLQFDYTKDYWTNVRKAILTREAYLSVEPEFILRQELREPRNYFAILRALSMGKTRPGEIINETGFDKNIIGKYLSVLSDLRIITREVPLTEKSPEKSKKGIYTINDNFFRFWFNFVFPNRSFIEEDELDYILEKKIKPTIDIFISRVFEEVCRSFVKRSLLKGLQFNKVGHWWSKDAEIDIVAANEDDNVILFGEVKWSSKKVGIDILVDLKRKAALVDWGTGDRKERKEYYALFNRKGFTPDLEKIAEKEGVYLVAVNDMNMPETS; encoded by the coding sequence ATGGAATTCATTGACAGACAAAGGGAACTTGCATTTCTGAATGATGCCAACAAGAACAAGGAATCACAGCTTGTTGTCATCTACGGGAAGAGGCGGGTCGGTAAAACAGAGTTGGTAAAGCAGTTCTTCAAGGGTATTCCTCACATTTATTTTCTGGCTGACAAAACATCGGAAAAAGACCAACTAAGGGCGTTTTCCGAGAAAGTAGGACTCCAGTTCAAGGATGAGTTTCTCCTCTCCAGAGGTTTTGGCAACTGGTATGAGCTTTTCCGGTATCTAAAAGGAAAAGACAGGGTTGTAGTTGCCATCGATGAATTTCCATTTCTAATTGAGTCAAACTCTGCAATCCCTTCCATCTTTCAAAAGGGATGGGATGAAGACCTGAAAGATTCCGGAGCCTTTCTCATCCTCCTCGGTTCCAGCATCGGGATGATGGAAACGGAGGTGCTCGGCTACAAGTCGCCCCTCTTTGGAAGGAGGACCGGGCAATTGCTCGTTGAGCCACTCAATTTCAGGGATGCGAAGCAGTTCAGTCCGGATTGGTCCAATGAGGATTTCATGTATGCATACGCAACGCTGGGAGGGACCCCCGCCTATCTTCTACAGTTTGACTACACAAAGGACTATTGGACAAACGTAAGAAAGGCGATTCTTACAAGGGAGGCATATCTTTCAGTAGAACCGGAATTTATCCTTCGACAGGAACTACGGGAGCCGAGAAACTATTTTGCCATTCTGCGCGCCCTCTCTATGGGGAAAACAAGGCCCGGCGAGATCATCAACGAGACCGGTTTTGATAAGAACATTATTGGAAAATATCTTTCTGTCCTCAGCGATCTGAGAATAATCACAAGGGAGGTACCGCTTACCGAAAAATCCCCTGAGAAGAGTAAAAAGGGGATTTATACGATTAACGACAATTTTTTCCGCTTCTGGTTCAATTTTGTTTTTCCCAACAGAAGTTTTATAGAAGAAGATGAACTTGACTATATTCTTGAGAAGAAGATAAAGCCGACAATAGATATATTTATCTCCCGGGTGTTTGAAGAAGTCTGCCGCTCCTTTGTAAAAAGAAGTCTGCTGAAGGGGTTACAATTTAACAAGGTGGGGCATTGGTGGTCAAAAGACGCCGAGATTGATATAGTGGCAGCCAATGAGGATGATAATGTCATTCTTTTTGGAGAGGTCAAGTGGAGCAGCAAAAAAGTCGGCATTGATATCCTGGTGGATCTCAAAAGGAAAGCCGCGCTGGTTGACTGGGGGACAGGTGACAGAAAAGAGCGTAAGGAATATTATGCACTTTTTAACCGCAAGGGTTTTACACCGGATTTGGAAAAGATTGCAGAAAAAGAAGGGGTGTATCTGGTGGCCGTAAACGACATGAATATGCCGGAGACGAGTTGA
- a CDS encoding ABC transporter permease, with product MLERIKRMVIKEFHQIFRDKRMRPIIFITPIIQLIVFGYAVTTDVNNVRMAVYDLDKSYESRELIRRFEASGYFQILRYINAPEEVRLLLDKGKVLAVLQVNHGFSADIKKGKQTEVQVLFDGTDSNTALVAMSYANTIITRYARSLGSPKVNAAAIKLDVRARAWYNPDLRSRNYNVPGVIAIMIMLICLLLTSMAIVREREIGTMEQLMVTPLRPLELILGKTIPFAIIGFFDMFLVTIVGVSWFSITIQGSLMLLVLCTGIYLLSVLGIGLFISTVSRTQQQALMGTFLFFAPAVLLSGLMFPIENMPFAVQYGTYLNPLRYFLIIIRGIFLKGNGIGILWPQMLALFILGTTVMTISALRFKKRLG from the coding sequence ATGCTTGAGCGCATAAAACGCATGGTTATAAAAGAATTCCATCAGATTTTCAGGGACAAGAGGATGAGACCCATCATCTTTATAACGCCCATAATCCAACTCATCGTTTTTGGTTATGCTGTTACCACAGATGTAAATAATGTCCGTATGGCCGTATATGATCTTGATAAATCGTACGAGAGCCGGGAACTTATCAGAAGATTTGAAGCATCAGGATATTTTCAGATTCTCCGATACATTAACGCGCCGGAAGAAGTCCGGTTATTACTCGATAAAGGGAAGGTTCTTGCCGTACTCCAGGTAAATCATGGCTTTTCAGCAGATATAAAAAAAGGCAAACAGACCGAAGTGCAGGTGTTATTCGACGGGACAGATTCAAATACCGCACTTGTTGCAATGAGTTATGCCAATACAATCATTACGCGGTATGCGAGAAGTCTTGGCTCTCCAAAGGTTAATGCAGCGGCAATAAAACTCGATGTACGGGCAAGGGCCTGGTACAACCCTGATTTGAGGAGCAGGAACTACAACGTGCCCGGCGTTATCGCCATCATGATTATGCTTATATGCCTCCTTCTTACATCCATGGCCATTGTACGCGAGCGCGAAATCGGCACAATGGAGCAGCTCATGGTAACCCCTCTGAGACCGTTGGAATTGATACTCGGCAAAACGATACCTTTCGCAATAATAGGATTTTTCGATATGTTTCTCGTTACCATTGTGGGGGTATCCTGGTTTTCTATTACCATTCAGGGTTCGCTCATGTTGCTTGTGCTTTGTACCGGCATTTATCTTTTGTCGGTACTGGGCATAGGGCTTTTCATCTCTACTGTATCAAGGACACAGCAACAGGCCCTGATGGGGACTTTCCTCTTTTTTGCACCTGCCGTGCTCCTCTCCGGCCTCATGTTCCCCATAGAAAATATGCCCTTTGCAGTCCAATACGGAACATACCTTAACCCCCTCAGATATTTTCTCATTATCATAAGGGGCATATTCCTGAAGGGGAACGGTATAGGCATCCTCTGGCCGCAGATGCTTGCGCTATTCATCCTTGGCACAACTGTAATGACAATAAGCGCCTTAAGGTTCAAAAAACGGCTGGGGTAA
- a CDS encoding ABC transporter permease, whose product MKLMRIKAIVKKEAIQILRDPLSLAMAFLMPVMLLFIFGYAITMDVDNLSTVVYDRDKSSMSREFIAEFRESRYFTIVGYADKQADIDRYIDSGTARVAISIPEDFSKNMKTGKNAEIQVAVDGSDSNTATIALGYISAISELYSQRINKTPVAPILTPRVRVWYNPELKSRNFIVPGLIAVIMAIIAALLTSLTIAREWERGTMEQLISTPVKPPELIIGKLFTYFIIGLIDVLISTLIGIYLFDVPLKGSPLLLMMLSSLFLFGGLSLGILISVVAKSQLIASQVSIIVSYLPALLLSGFMFSISNMPAPLQIVTYIIPARYFVTMLKAIYLKGSALNLLVFETVLLSIFGFLVFMIANRKFKKRIE is encoded by the coding sequence ATGAAGTTAATGAGAATCAAAGCGATTGTTAAAAAAGAGGCTATCCAGATTCTCCGGGACCCCTTGAGTCTTGCCATGGCGTTCCTTATGCCGGTTATGCTCCTTTTTATTTTTGGATATGCCATCACAATGGATGTGGATAATCTGTCAACTGTTGTCTATGACCGCGATAAAAGCAGCATGAGTCGTGAGTTTATAGCAGAATTCAGGGAATCACGTTACTTTACCATTGTCGGTTATGCAGATAAACAAGCCGATATTGACAGATATATCGACTCAGGGACGGCAAGGGTGGCCATATCCATACCGGAAGACTTCTCAAAAAATATGAAGACAGGCAAAAATGCCGAAATTCAGGTCGCCGTTGACGGAAGCGACTCGAATACGGCCACAATAGCCCTGGGATACATATCCGCAATATCTGAATTATACTCACAGAGGATTAATAAAACCCCTGTAGCCCCCATCTTAACACCCCGTGTACGCGTCTGGTATAACCCCGAACTCAAATCGAGAAACTTCATCGTTCCCGGCCTTATAGCGGTAATTATGGCGATTATTGCCGCCCTTCTTACTTCACTCACCATTGCGAGGGAATGGGAAAGAGGCACAATGGAACAATTGATATCCACACCGGTAAAGCCGCCCGAATTAATTATCGGAAAACTTTTTACCTATTTCATTATCGGCCTCATCGATGTGCTCATATCAACCCTTATCGGTATTTATTTATTTGACGTTCCCCTCAAGGGCAGCCCTCTCCTGCTTATGATGCTTTCCAGCTTATTTCTCTTTGGCGGCCTGAGCCTTGGAATATTAATATCGGTAGTGGCAAAGTCACAGCTCATAGCAAGTCAGGTTTCCATTATTGTTTCATATCTGCCCGCATTGTTACTCTCCGGTTTTATGTTTTCCATATCAAACATGCCAGCGCCGCTTCAGATTGTCACATACATCATACCGGCAAGGTATTTTGTAACCATGCTGAAGGCTATTTACCTGAAGGGCAGCGCTTTGAATCTGCTTGTTTTTGAGACCGTACTCCTCTCAATCTTTGGTTTTCTCGTCTTTATGATAGCAAACAGAAAGTTCAAAAAGAGGATTGAATAG
- a CDS encoding ABC transporter ATP-binding protein yields MSSAGTAVSVTNLTRTFGDFVAVDNISLSVKKGEIFGFLGPNGAGKSTTIKMLCGLLMPSGGTGFVGGYNIVKQSEEIKRTIGYMSQKFSLYDDLTVEENIDFFSGIYGVPDRKKAGRKEWVLEMAELGDRKTNLTRTLPGGIKQRLALGCAILHEPPIIFLDEPTSGVDPISRRNFWNLIYEMSKSGTTTFVTTHYMDEAEYCDRLALIYRGRIIAHGTPGELKEDYMKRDVLEIEVNKVIEAMDILRMHDIETAIFGSSLHATLEDGDKAIPVIKRVLEEARVEVGKIEKIVPSLEDVFVTLIETS; encoded by the coding sequence GTGTCAAGCGCTGGCACTGCGGTATCCGTCACGAACCTTACACGTACCTTCGGAGATTTTGTTGCGGTGGATAATATCAGCCTTAGCGTAAAAAAGGGCGAGATATTCGGTTTTCTTGGTCCTAATGGCGCCGGGAAATCAACAACGATAAAGATGCTCTGCGGCCTCTTGATGCCAAGCGGCGGTACAGGGTTTGTCGGCGGCTACAACATCGTAAAGCAGTCAGAGGAAATAAAAAGGACAATCGGCTACATGTCTCAAAAATTTTCCCTTTATGATGATCTTACGGTTGAGGAAAATATCGACTTTTTCAGCGGCATCTACGGAGTGCCTGATAGAAAAAAGGCAGGGCGCAAAGAATGGGTTTTGGAGATGGCAGAACTGGGAGACAGAAAAACAAATCTTACCAGAACCCTGCCCGGTGGTATCAAACAAAGGCTCGCCCTCGGATGTGCAATACTCCACGAACCTCCTATAATTTTCCTCGACGAACCGACATCCGGTGTTGACCCTATCTCAAGAAGAAATTTCTGGAACCTGATCTATGAGATGTCAAAATCAGGCACAACCACCTTTGTCACGACTCATTATATGGATGAAGCAGAATACTGCGACAGGCTTGCCCTCATATACCGGGGGCGTATTATCGCGCATGGAACCCCCGGTGAATTAAAAGAGGACTACATGAAGCGCGATGTCCTCGAAATTGAAGTAAACAAGGTTATTGAAGCCATGGATATACTGCGTATGCACGATATAGAGACAGCAATTTTCGGAAGCTCCCTCCACGCAACGCTTGAAGATGGAGACAAGGCAATACCTGTTATCAAACGTGTCCTCGAGGAAGCCCGTGTCGAGGTAGGCAAAATTGAAAAGATTGTCCCCTCTTTGGAAGATGTATTTGTAACCTTAATCGAGACATCATGA
- a CDS encoding ABC transporter ATP-binding protein: MIERVTHHENDFPAIRILKLTKSFGDNVAVDNLNLEIQRGELFGLVGPDGAGKTTIMRLLAAIMLPTSGEAWVAGYSILHEGEKIKEKIGYMSQRFGLYEDLTVMENILFYADLYEVPKKERPLRIERLLGFSNLTPFKERLAGKLSGGMKQKLGLACALIHTPEVLFLDEPTNGVDPVSRRDFWRILYDLLKEKVTIFVSTAYLDEAERCTRIGLIHKGRLIMTDNPANVKKSMPLAMVEVWSPEARKAAEAIKNMNGVKDVSIYGNRFHVTLTEMGLMNAIIAQLKDTGVKITDYRSVLPSLEDVFINMVRSLE, encoded by the coding sequence ATGATCGAACGTGTAACGCATCACGAAAACGATTTCCCTGCAATCAGAATATTAAAGCTCACCAAATCCTTCGGTGACAACGTTGCCGTCGATAATCTCAATCTCGAAATTCAGCGGGGAGAACTCTTTGGCCTCGTAGGGCCTGATGGTGCAGGGAAAACAACAATAATGCGCCTCCTGGCGGCGATTATGCTCCCCACCTCAGGAGAGGCCTGGGTTGCGGGATATTCGATATTGCATGAAGGGGAGAAGATTAAAGAGAAGATCGGCTACATGTCTCAGCGATTCGGACTTTACGAAGACCTCACGGTCATGGAGAATATTCTCTTTTATGCCGACCTCTATGAAGTTCCCAAAAAGGAAAGGCCCCTGAGGATTGAAAGGCTCCTTGGCTTCAGTAACCTCACACCCTTTAAAGAACGACTTGCAGGAAAGCTGTCAGGTGGTATGAAGCAGAAACTCGGCCTGGCCTGTGCACTCATCCATACGCCCGAAGTCTTGTTTCTTGATGAACCTACGAATGGCGTTGATCCTGTATCCCGCAGAGATTTTTGGAGAATTCTTTACGATTTACTGAAAGAAAAAGTGACAATCTTTGTTTCGACTGCGTACCTCGACGAAGCAGAGCGTTGTACAAGGATCGGGCTGATTCATAAGGGAAGGCTTATAATGACGGACAATCCGGCAAACGTTAAGAAATCGATGCCACTCGCCATGGTGGAAGTGTGGTCTCCAGAGGCAAGGAAGGCAGCAGAGGCAATAAAGAATATGAACGGTGTAAAAGACGTTAGTATTTATGGAAACAGGTTTCACGTAACCCTTACAGAAATGGGCTTGATGAATGCGATTATTGCACAACTGAAAGACACGGGGGTGAAGATAACTGATTACCGGTCGGTTTTGCCTTCCCTTGAAGATGTTTTTATTAATATGGTTCGGAGTTTGGAGTGA
- a CDS encoding DUF559 domain-containing protein encodes MNLRYNRQLKSYSRELRENMTDAERTLWSKLRRKQLKGLQFYRQKIIGEYIVDFYCPKARLVVELDGSQHYSDYGKRKDGIRDKSIGSLCLKVLRFSDREVFENIEGVLQKIWENLSF; translated from the coding sequence TTGAATTTACGCTATAATAGACAGCTAAAAAGTTATTCCCGTGAGTTAAGGGAAAACATGACCGATGCAGAAAGGACTCTTTGGTCAAAATTGAGGAGAAAGCAGCTTAAGGGGTTACAATTCTACAGACAAAAAATTATTGGTGAGTATATTGTTGATTTTTATTGTCCTAAGGCAAGGCTTGTTGTCGAACTTGACGGAAGTCAACATTATAGTGATTATGGCAAGAGAAAAGATGGCATTCGAGATAAATCCATAGGGAGTCTATGTTTAAAAGTTCTGAGATTTTCTGACAGAGAAGTGTTTGAGAATATTGAAGGAGTATTACAAAAGATATGGGAGAATCTATCGTTCTGA
- a CDS encoding efflux RND transporter periplasmic adaptor subunit gives MKKKKIVVAVIVIAIIAGILTINHFRNKKDDNAMVLSGNVEVTEANIGFKIPGRVVERPVDEGYKVKTGDLLARLDSAEPASVVKQNEAALQEAETRLAELKAGSRRQEIEQAKALVSAQEAELIRIRKDYERAEILYQNGAISATQYDGAKSAYDNRKALLKNALETLSLAKEGPRQEDIKMAGHRVEQLKAALATARERLNDTVIYAPFAGVILRKNVELGETVAQGTPIFTLGDLDNPWIKVYVKEDKLGLVKIGQKTTITTDSYKGKTYEGTVSYISSEAEFTPKTVQTQEERVKLVFGVKVSVKNNNWDLKPGMPADVRIAIRP, from the coding sequence ATGAAAAAGAAAAAGATTGTTGTCGCTGTAATCGTCATTGCCATTATTGCCGGTATCCTGACAATAAACCATTTTCGTAACAAAAAAGACGATAATGCCATGGTGCTCTCCGGCAATGTAGAGGTGACTGAAGCGAACATCGGCTTTAAAATACCGGGGAGGGTCGTGGAACGTCCCGTTGATGAGGGATACAAGGTTAAAACGGGCGACTTACTGGCGAGGCTTGACAGCGCAGAACCGGCAAGTGTGGTGAAGCAGAACGAGGCAGCCTTGCAGGAGGCTGAAACAAGGCTTGCAGAATTAAAGGCAGGCTCACGGAGGCAGGAGATTGAGCAGGCAAAGGCGCTTGTGAGCGCCCAGGAAGCTGAATTGATAAGAATCAGGAAAGATTACGAAAGAGCAGAGATTTTATATCAAAACGGCGCTATATCTGCTACCCAGTACGATGGGGCAAAGAGCGCATACGATAACCGTAAGGCATTGCTTAAGAATGCTTTGGAAACGTTGAGTCTTGCAAAAGAAGGACCAAGGCAGGAAGATATTAAAATGGCCGGGCATCGCGTAGAACAATTGAAGGCCGCCCTCGCTACAGCTCGTGAAAGACTAAATGACACAGTAATATATGCCCCCTTTGCGGGAGTGATACTGAGAAAAAATGTGGAGCTTGGTGAAACCGTTGCACAGGGAACCCCTATATTTACGCTGGGTGACCTCGATAACCCCTGGATTAAGGTATACGTGAAGGAAGATAAACTCGGTCTTGTAAAAATCGGCCAGAAGACAACAATAACGACCGATTCATATAAAGGCAAAACATACGAAGGTACGGTTTCATACATTTCGTCAGAGGCGGAATTTACACCTAAAACCGTGCAGACACAGGAAGAGCGGGTGAAACTCGTGTTTGGCGTGAAAGTGAGTGTGAAGAACAACAATTGGGACCTGAAGCCCGGCATGCCGGCGGACGTGCGGATAGCGATAAGACCGTGA
- a CDS encoding TolC family protein, whose amino-acid sequence MKSTSMRNHTLMLIIILILGFIAIPCLSQAKDPDKPDAYTLSSIIDYALKNNPHLRISNKDIITEMYGIKTAKAERMPRIDFGSGATRYRYPMPLTPIVITGPIGPGFDFPDFERNVYDIGGYFRLPLFKGGRLVRGVQVAEMKKSVAQDNYMATKQELVYNLTSVFYKISQLEKLFQANNATVKQLEAHKRNVEMYLKTGTVPQLDLLKTDVELSHARERKLLVKNNLESTYELLKTLMGIDNMETPISIVHGAGSKETYAVLDESINKAFSQRPEYMAVSKKKKIYEERVKIAQGKRFPDIYAAGEYGGKAGDNIAFKENWNFGLKLIMPIFDGGIIQSEIDKEINELEKIKEEERFLKLAITREVRDARLGIMNAKERIEVTETAIASAKESLRVELLKYDTGAGTNTDVIDAQTAFLRTETDFYQALYDREVALASMRKAMGEEGER is encoded by the coding sequence ATGAAATCAACATCAATGAGAAACCATACCTTGATGCTCATAATAATTCTTATTCTTGGCTTTATTGCTATCCCATGCCTTTCTCAAGCAAAAGACCCAGACAAACCGGACGCATACACCCTCTCATCCATTATCGATTATGCCCTCAAAAACAATCCCCATTTACGAATCTCGAATAAAGACATCATTACCGAAATGTATGGGATAAAAACAGCAAAGGCGGAGAGGATGCCAAGGATTGATTTCGGCAGCGGCGCTACACGGTACCGATATCCCATGCCCCTCACCCCGATTGTAATTACAGGTCCCATAGGGCCGGGTTTTGACTTTCCCGATTTTGAAAGAAATGTATATGATATTGGAGGTTATTTCAGACTTCCCCTTTTTAAAGGCGGCCGTCTTGTTCGTGGCGTTCAGGTAGCTGAAATGAAAAAATCCGTTGCGCAGGATAACTATATGGCAACAAAGCAGGAACTTGTGTATAACCTCACCAGTGTTTTTTATAAAATCTCACAACTCGAAAAACTCTTTCAGGCGAACAATGCAACGGTAAAGCAGCTTGAAGCACATAAACGGAATGTTGAAATGTATCTCAAAACAGGAACTGTGCCTCAGCTTGATCTTTTGAAGACTGACGTTGAGTTATCTCATGCACGGGAGAGGAAGTTGCTTGTTAAAAATAATCTTGAAAGCACCTATGAACTTCTTAAAACCCTTATGGGCATTGATAATATGGAGACCCCCATCTCGATTGTGCATGGAGCAGGATCAAAAGAGACGTATGCTGTGCTTGATGAAAGCATAAACAAGGCATTTTCTCAGAGGCCTGAATATATGGCTGTTTCAAAAAAGAAAAAAATATACGAGGAACGGGTAAAAATTGCACAGGGCAAGCGATTTCCCGATATATATGCAGCAGGGGAATATGGCGGCAAAGCAGGCGACAATATAGCATTTAAAGAAAACTGGAATTTTGGGCTGAAGTTGATAATGCCTATTTTTGACGGAGGGATTATCCAGTCGGAGATAGACAAGGAGATAAATGAACTGGAAAAGATAAAGGAAGAGGAACGGTTTTTAAAACTTGCCATAACCCGTGAAGTTAGGGATGCACGCCTCGGTATCATGAATGCAAAAGAAAGGATTGAAGTTACTGAAACGGCTATTGCGAGCGCCAAAGAATCGCTCCGGGTAGAACTTCTTAAGTATGACACCGGAGCAGGCACAAACACCGATGTAATCGACGCTCAGACAGCCTTTCTGAGGACAGAAACAGATTTCTACCAGGCGCTGTATGATAGAGAGGTGGCATTGGCATCCATGAGAAAGGCGATGGGAGAAGAAGGTGAAAGGTGA
- a CDS encoding CerR family C-terminal domain-containing protein, producing MNRQNEITVNTRTKILEKAGEVFTECGFQNATIREICRRANVNIAAINYHFRDKDNLYLATLRYWRSVAFEKYPPDLGIKEADTPEERLRAFVHSFVFRILEEGPTSWFGKLVAREYVQPTKALDVLVEETIRPGFTLLASIVRGLLEKQANKSNPPQSPSVSKRGEGGFEPFNGGAAEFPSDETVQFCCASIVSQFLYFLYARPIIKRLFNKDFFETEEIKKIADHITLFSLHAIKAIAENGKGEQP from the coding sequence ATGAACAGGCAAAATGAAATAACCGTCAATACCCGTACCAAAATATTGGAGAAGGCAGGAGAGGTCTTTACGGAATGCGGCTTTCAGAATGCTACAATCCGCGAGATATGCAGACGGGCGAATGTAAACATCGCTGCCATCAATTATCATTTCCGCGACAAAGATAATCTTTATCTGGCCACCTTGCGGTACTGGAGGTCTGTGGCCTTTGAAAAATATCCACCTGACCTCGGCATTAAAGAAGCTGACACTCCGGAGGAACGGCTCAGGGCCTTTGTCCACTCCTTTGTATTCCGCATACTTGAAGAAGGGCCAACTTCCTGGTTTGGAAAACTTGTTGCAAGGGAATATGTCCAGCCTACAAAGGCATTGGACGTGCTGGTTGAAGAAACGATCCGGCCGGGGTTCACCCTCCTCGCTTCAATCGTGAGAGGGCTTCTTGAAAAACAGGCAAATAAGAGTAATCCCCCCCAATCCCCCTCTGTGTCAAAGAGAGGTGAGGGGGGATTTGAACCCTTTAACGGGGGGGCAGCGGAATTCCCAAGCGATGAAACGGTGCAGTTTTGCTGCGCAAGCATCGTCAGCCAGTTTCTCTATTTTCTCTACGCAAGACCCATCATCAAAAGACTTTTTAATAAGGATTTTTTTGAGACTGAAGAGATTAAAAAGATAGCAGACCACATAACCCTTTTTTCTTTGCATGCCATCAAAGCCATTGCAGAGAATGGAAAAGGAGAGCAACCATGA